The Heliangelus exortis chromosome 10, bHelExo1.hap1, whole genome shotgun sequence genome includes a window with the following:
- the MRPL35 gene encoding large ribosomal subunit protein bL35m, which produces MAAAVARGAVAGILRRWVPWAARCSAPGRALSGCCVREARAPAAAPLWKAAVPWGTGPAGGAASVLGSVTSLLPNILQQPVRTVTYYSLRKGKRKTVKAVIDRFLRLHNGLWVRRKAGYKRKLWKKSAAQRKRLRELVFCNRTQCKLLDKMTTSFWKRRNWYVDDPYQKYHDRTNLRL; this is translated from the exons ATGGCGGCGGCGGTGGCGCGCGGTGCGGTGGCGG GGATCCTGAGGCGTTGGGTCCCCTGGGCCGCCCGCTGCTCCGCGCCGGGACGCGCCCTCTCCGGGTGCTGCGTTAGGGAAGCGCGGGCACCGGCAGCGGCTCCGCTCTGGAAAGCGGCGGTGCCCTGGGGGACGGGGCCCGCGGGAGGAGCCGCCTCCGTCCTCGGCAG TGTCACATCTCTACTCCCAAATATACTGCAGCAGCCAGTGAGGACTGTCACTTACTACAGcttgaggaaaggaaagaggaaaactgTGAAAGCTGTCATTGACAGGTTCCTCAGGCTGCACAATGGCCTTTGGGTTAGGAGAAAG GCTGGTTATAAGAGGAAGCTGTGGAAGAAGTCAGCAGCCCAGAGGAAGCGTTTGAGGGAGCTGGTTTTTTGCAATAGGACACAGTGTAAACTCCTTGATAAAATGACCActtctttctggaaaagaagaaactggTATGTTGATGATCCCTACCAGAAGTACCACGATCGCACGAATCTTCGTCTGTAG